Genomic segment of Candidatus Flexicrinis affinis:
TCAGCTCGGCGGTTGGGAAGCCGATGCGTTTCATCTCGTCCACCAACCATTGTCCGGCGCGCTTGACCTCTCCCGCCAACTCCGGTGTGGTGCTCACCGATGGAATGCGCACGAGGTCGAATAGCTTTGCATTAAACCGGTCGGCGTGTGCCGCGGCGTACTCCTGAGGGGACATGAGGGCTTCCTGTGTCATAACCCGCGAAACAGGGTAGCATTATAGCAAATGGATCGTCCTCAAAAGGTGCTGAATGTCCGAGACGCTGAACCTGTCTCCAGATCATCTCGCCGTGATTTACCGGGTGTCCGGGATGATGAATTCCAGTCTCGACTTCGACACCGCTCTCGAAAACATCATGGGCGCGGTGATGACTGTCGTCAACGCGGAGCGTGGCTTCATGCTTCGCGTCGACGAAGCCACCGGCGAACCCAGTGTGCTGGTGGCGCGCGGCCCGACGAGTGATACCGAAGGCTACAGCACGACCATCGTCAATCAAGTCATCAAGACGCGCCAGCCGATGCTGACCAACAACGCGCAGTTTGACGACCGCTATCAGCCGGGCCAGAGCATTATCATCCGCGGCCTGCGCGCCATCTTGTGCGCTCCGCTGATGATTAAAGACCGGTTGATTGGCGTGATCTATGTCGACACCTCGATGCGCGCCGGAAACTTCACTCCCGGCGACCGCGATCTGCTGGGCGCCGTTGCGGCGCATGCGGCCATCGCGCTTGAGAATGCCCGGCTGTATTCGCTCGCTGTCGAACAGGGCCGCCTGATGCGCGAATTGCAGATGGCGCGCGAGATCCAGGAGTCGTTGCTGCCGCAGCACATGCCGCAGATGCCGGGTTACGAGATTGCTGCGCACTGGGAGTCGGCGCGCGAGGTGGCCGGGGACTTCTATGATGTGTTCGCGCTCGGCGACGACCATTTCGCGGTTGTGATCGCCGACGTATCGGACAAAGGCGCGCCGGCCGCGCTGTTTATGGCGGTCGCGCGGACGATGATCCGCACGATGGCGCACGCCGGGTTGACCGCGCTCGACACCCTTTCACGCACCAACGACCTCATCCTCGAGGACGCCGAGAGCGGCATGTTCGTGACGGTCTACTTCAGCATGTATCGCACCGGCGGCGCGGTCGAGCACGTCAATGCCGGCCACAATCCCTCGATCCTCTACCGCCACAACGAGAAGCGTGCATTTCTGCTTCCGCAGGGCGGGCGCGCGATCGGGTGGTTTCCGGACAATCCGCTGCGGCGTGACGAAATCCGCATGCAGCCCGGCGACATCTGCGTGTACTACACCGACGGCGTCTCCGAGGCGTCCAACAAATCGGATCACATGTACGGCGAGGAACGGCTGATCGCCGCACTCCAGCGCAGCGCACACCTGCCGGCTGATCAGATCCTCACGGCGATTCTGAAGGATGTCGATACGTTCTGCGAGGACGTCGACCCGTTTGACGATCAGACGCTGGTTGTCGTACGCTTCACCGGCTGAGCGCAACGTCGACCCGGCACCGGGGTTATGTGATTTGATGCCACAAGTGATCAAGTCCCCCTATGGTTTCCAGTAGCAACAATCAGAACCTACAAGCCTTCCGATGGGTTCTCATCGCCGCCGGTGTAGCCATCACGTTTGCGACCCTGTGGGCGATTCGCAGCATCCTGCTGCTGACGCTGGCGTCTGTCGTGCTCGTCGTGCTGGTGACGATGCCGGTGCGTTTTCTCGCACGCTACAACGTGCGGCGCGGGCCGGCCATTGCGCTTTCGCTGACCGCGATGACCGCTATCGTGCTCATGCTTGGGCGTGTCATGCTGCCGGAGCTTATCGAGCAGTTCAACACGCTCACCACCGAAATCTTGCCGGAGGGCGTGGTTCAACTCATCCAGAGTATCAACGAAGCTGAGCTGTTGGCGCCTGCGCCTTTCCCGTATCACATCTTCGACCATGCCGCGAGCTATAACCCGACACGCTGGGTGATGTTGGTCGCGCAGCCGTTGGCGTATCCGGACAGCTTCCTATATGAGTCGCTGCGCCCGCTGATCGAAAGCGTGCGGGTTGACGCGGACTTGGTCAACGAAGTAGCGCGTCAGATTGCGACGGCGATCGGTCAGATCGGCGTGTCGGTGCTGCCGTTCGTCGGCGATGTCGCCAGCACGGTGCTCAGCGCGCTGATCGTGATCTTCTTGAGCCTGTATTTCTTGATCGATCCCGGCGGCTATGCCGAAGGCATGATCCGTTTGTTCCCGATGTGGTACCGCGAGCGGGCGCGCACCATCATGTCCCAGATGTACGACTCGGTGCGGGGCTGGTTGGAAGGGACGTTCATCTCGATGATTTTCGTCGGGGTAGCGAGCTGGCTTGGGCTGAGTTTGTTGCAGCTTGAACAGGCGGCTGCACTGGGTGTATTGGCGGGGCTGCTCTCGTTCGTCCCGAACTTCGGGCAGCTGGTCGCCGTGATCGCCGCGATCGTTGTCGGCGTAGTGCAAGCGCCGGGCAGCGTGGGGTGGATCATCGTTGTCATTTACGGTACGTCCTTTGTGCAAAGCCAAATCTTTACGCCGCTGCTGTTCGGACAAAGTATCCGCATTCCCCCCGTACTTGTGCTGCTGGGCCAGATCGTGTGTGGTTCGCTCTTCGGCTTCTTAGGGATTTTGCTGGCCGTGCCAATCACGGCAATCTTCCAGATCCTTGTGCGCGAGGTCTATGTAGGAGATGTGCTGGGCGATCGTTCGGGGGCGCGCGGCTCGTCGCGCGGCCAGCAGACCGAGAAATCGCCCGCTGCGGACGACGGAAGCGAACTGGCGGCCGACACGGCCTGACCCTGACATTTGTGATGAACTTCGCAAACTGCCCTTGACACGGGAACGCTGAGGACTATAATGCCGCCCTTGTCGCTCAACTGCGACGTTAACAAACGACCGAACAGAGGATGACGGAGCGCGCGAAACGGCGGGGCTTCCGCCAGCGCGTACTCGTCGACGCATCGAGTGGTTGTGGGGCCGCAACGCGACAACCGAGACAAGCGCACTTGCTTGGGCAGATATCCCAATTAACCCAAAACAGTTTAAGAAACTGTTGAAAATGGGATTGACTCTCCAACGCGAGGATGCTAACCTGTTGGTCCCGCGCCGAACCGCCGCAGGTGGTTTTGTGCGCGATGCAGCTTAACAGCAGAAGAGTGAGACAGAAGAGCCCCGAGGTCATGAGAGGTCATGGCCTTGAGAAATTGATGGAGAGTTTGATCCTGGCTCAGGATGAACGCTGGCGGCGTGCCTAACACATGCAAGTCGAACGGACCCTTCGGGGTGAGTGGCGCACGGGTGAGGAACACGTAGCTTACCTGCCCTCAAGACTGGGATAACCCTGCGAAAGCAGGGCTAAAACCGGATAAGCTCACGAGGTACAGAGGCCTTGTGAGAAAATCTAAGGAGCTTGAGGAGGGGGCTGCGGCCCATCAGCTAGTTGGTAGGGTAACGGCCTACCAAGGCGACGACGGGTAGGGGGCCTGAGAGGGTGACCCCCCACACTGGGACTGAGACACGGCCCAGACTCCTACGGGAGGCAGCAGTGAGGAATATTGCGCAATGGGCGAAAGCCTGACGCAGCGACGCCGCGTGGACGATGAAGGTCTTCGGATCGTAAAGTCCTTTTCTGCGTGACGAGGAAGGACGGTAGCGCAGGAATAAGTGTCGGCTAACTACGTGCCAGCAGCCGCGGTAACACGTAGGACGCAAGCGTTATCCGGAATTACTGGGCGTAAAGAGCGTGTAGGCGGCACGGTAAGTCAACCGTGAAAGCTCCCGGCTAAACTGGGAGAGGTCGGATGAGACTGCCGAGCTAGAGGGTCGTAGAGGGGTGTGGAATTCCGGGTGTAGTGGTGAAATGCGTAGAGATCCGGAGGAACACCAGAGGCGAAGGCGGCACCCTGGACGACACCAGACGCTGAGACGCGACAGCACGGGGAGCGAACGGGATTAGAAACCCCGGTAGTCCGTGCCGTAAACGATGTGCACTAGATGTTCGGTCCTCTACGGGGGAGTGAGCGTCGCAGCCAACGCGGTAAGTGCACCGCCTGGGGAGTACGGTCGCAAGGCTAAAACTCAAAGGAATTGACGGGGCCCCGCACAAGCAGCGGAGCGTGTGGTTTAATTCGAGGCTACGCGAAGAACCTTACCTGGGTTTGACATCCCCTGACGGCGTATGAAAGTACGTTTCCGAAAGGCAGGGAGACAGGTGCTGCATGGCTGTCGTCAGCTCGTGTCGTGAGATGTTCGGTTAAGTCCGAAAACGAGCGCAACCCCCGGGTCTAGTTACAAGTGTCTAGACCGACTGCCTGCGACAAGTGGGAGGAAGGTGGGGATGACGTCAAGTCAGCATGGCCTTTACATCCTGGGCTGCACACGTGCTACAATGGCGCGCACAATGGGAAGCAAGACCGCGAGGTGGAGCAAATCCTGAAAGCGCGTCGTAGTTCGGATTGCAGGCTGCAACTCGCCTGCATGAAGCTGGAGTTGCTAGTAAACGCAGGTCAGCACACTGCGTTGAATACGTTCTCGGGGCTTGTACACACCGCCCGTCACGTCATGGGAGCTGGTCACGCCTGAAGTCGGGAAGGTAACCGAAAGGAGCCTACTGCCGAAGGCAGGGCTGGTGACTGGGACGAAGTCGTAACAAGGTAGCTGTACCGGAAGGTGCGGCTGGATCACCTCCTTTCTAAGCACAAATGGGGTGGGAGCGAAAGCTTACTGCCCGACCAAGCAAGACCCATCCGGGTCATGGTGCTCAAGACCGAAGGTCTCGTCTGTCTCACTGTTCTGCTGTTAAGCACAGCAGTTTTTCAATTTCTGAGTGGTTTAGCTACCTCACGGTGGCGTGGAGCGCAAGTTCCAGGCTACCGCCGGGCAGATAAACCGGCGCAGGTTAACAGCCGAATACGAGTAACGCGATACACGCAAGGGTGAAGCGGGGAGCGATGTGCTCCTTGCATCATCACTGTGTTCTCGAACAAGGAAAGTAAGGGCACACGGGGGATGCCTTGGTGTCTAGTGCCGACGAAGGACGTGGTACACTGCGAAAAGCTCTGGTCAGGGGTGTGCACCCGCGAGCAGCCAGAGATGTCCGAATGGGGAAACCCGGTCCGGGTCATGCCGGATCACGCTGAAAAGCGAGGGAACCAGGCGAACTGAAACATCTAAGTAGCCTGAGGAAGAGAGAGGATTCCGCGAGTAGTGGCGAGCGAAAGCGGAACAGCCCAAACCGGTGGACGCGTTCCACCGGGGTTGAAGGACTGACGGAAATCTGCGGAAGCGAAGTAGAAGGGCTTGGGAAAGCCGACCGAAGAGGGTGAGAGTCCCGTACACGCAGCGAAAGCAGAGGGTCAGAATCCTGAGTACCACGCGGCACGCTAACCGCGTGGGAAGCTGGGGGGTCCACCCTCCAAGGCTAAACACACTAGACGACCGATAGTGCAAAAGTACCGTGAGGGAAAGGTGAAAAGAACCCCGGCGAGGGGAGTGAAAGAGACTCTGAAACCGTGTGCTTACAACCAGTCAGAGGGGCAGCGATGTCCTGATGGCGTGCCTTTTGGAGAATGAGCCTGCGAGTGAATAGGTGTGGCAAGCTTAAGGCAGTAACAGCCGGAGGCGAAGCGAAAGCGAGTCTGAACAGGGCGGCCAGTCGCACTTATTCGACACGAAACCGGGTGAGCTATGCATGGGCAGGGTGAAGCGTGAGTAACATCACGTGGAGGCCCGAACTCACGTTTGTTGCAAAAAACGGGGATGACCTGTGTATAGGGGTGATATGCCAAACGAACTCGGAGATAGCTTGTTCTCCCCGAAATAGCTTTAGGGCTAGCGTTCGATGTCAGTGCCGGAGGTAGAGCACTGGATGGGCTAGGGGGCGTCCAGCTTACTGAACCCAACCAAACTCCGAATGCCGGACACTGAAAGTCGAGCAGTCGGGCTGCGTGAGATGAGTTTCGCAGTCGAGAGGGAAACAACCCAGATCCACCGCTAAGGTCCTGGAGTGTGTGCTAAGTGGGAAACGATGTGACCGTGTTTAGACAGCCAGAAGGTTGGCTTAGAAGCAGCCACCCTTTAAAGAGTGCGTAACAGCTCACTGGTCAAACGCGGTTGCGCGGAAAATGTAACGGGGCTCAAGCACACCACCGAAGCGAGGAATGCGAAAGCATGGTAGGGGAGCGTTCTGCGGGCGGAGAAGGCGAACTGGAAGGTTCGTTGGAGCGCGCAGGAGTGCGAATGCAGGCATGAGTAGCGAGAACACTGTGAGAACCAGTGTCGCCGAACCTCTAAGGTTTCCGACGGAAGGTCAGTCCGCGTCGGGTTAGTCGGGCCTAAGCCGAGGCTGAAAAGCGTAGGTGATGGACAAACGGTTAATATTCCGTTACCGGTTGCAGGGGAAAGTGGAAGGTCAAGGGAGACTCAGCCGTCGCAGTGGATGACGGTGGTAAGCGGGAGAGCCCGCGATGCCGTGCGCAAGCAAGAAGTGAGAGGTACCGAGATCCAAGAAAAGCCACAATCCATCGAAGCAGCCGCCCGTACCAGAAACCGACACAGGTAGAGGGGTAGAGAATACCAAGGCGAACGGGAGAACCCTCGTTAAGGAACTAGGCAAAAAGGCCCCGTAACTTCGGGAGAAGGGGCGCCTCCGAGAGGAGGCCGCAGTGAAGAGGCTCTGCCGACTGTTTACCAAAAACACAGGTCTCTGCGAATGCGAAAGCAGACGTATAGGGGCTGACGCCTGCCCAGTGCCGGAAGGTTAAGAGGAGGGGTGCAAGCTCTGAATCTAAGCCCTGGTGAACGGCGGCCGTAACTATGACGGTCCTAAGGTAGCGAAATTCCTTGTCGGGTAAGTTCCGACCCGGCCGAAAGGCGTAACGAGTGGAGCACTGTCTCAACGAGGACCCGGCGAAATTGAAGTACGTGTAAAGATGCGCGTTACCCGCAGCAGGACAAAAAGACCCTGTGGAGCTTTACTCTAGTTTGCCATTGCGCTAGGACGTTGATTGTGTAGGGTAGCTGGGAGCCAAGGAAGCGTGCGCGCTAGCGTGCGTGGAGGCAGCGATGAAACACCAGCCTGTTAACGTTTTGGCCCTAACCTACGTGTGACAGCACGGGGACAGTGGCAGATGGGGAGTTTGACTGGGGCGGTCGCCTCCGAAAGTGTAACGGAGGCGCCCAAAGGTTGGCTCAGGCGGAATGGAAACCCGCTGAAGAGTGTAAAGGCAGAAGCCAGCTTGACTGCAAGGCCAACGCGCCGAGCAGAGACGAAAGTCGGGCTTAGTGATCCTACGGCCCTGAGTGGAAAGGCCGTAGCTTACCGGATAAAAGCTACCCCGGGGATAACAGGCTAGTCTCGTCCAAGAGTTCATATCGACGACGAGGCTCGGCACCTCGATGTCGGCTCATCGCATCCTGGGGCTGGATAAGGTCCCAAGGGTTGGGCTGTTCGCCCATTAAAGCGGTACGTGAGCTGGGTTCAGACCGTCGTGAGACAGGTCGGTCTCTATCCGCTGTGGGCGTTGGGAGTTTGAGAGGATCTGTCCTTAGTACGAGAGGACCGGGATGGACGAAGCGCTCGTGTGCCGGTTGTCACGCCAGTGGCATAGCCGGGTAGCGAACTTCGGAGCGGAGAACCGCTGAAAGCATCTAAGCGGGAAACCGGCCTCAAGATGAGACTCCCCCTGAGACCGCATGGAGACGACGTGCTGGATAGGTCGGACGTGGAAGCGCAGCAATGTGTGGAGCGAACCGATACTAATGGTCGAATGACCTTGTTCAGAATGCGTGGTGATGCAGGGAGCAGATCGCTTCGCGCACCGGAGCGTGTGGAAAGTTACTCGTAGACGGCAAACAAACCGCAAAACGAATACCCGACCTCGTGAAAAGGCGAGGGAGGTGTGTTGGTGGCTAGAGCCGCGGGGGTACACCCGGTCCCATCCCGAACCCGGAAGTTAAGCCCGCGAGCGCCGATGGTACTGCACTGGCGACGGTGTGGGAGAGTAGGCCGCTGCCAACTCATCTTCCTCGCTTTTCTATTTCCACACCTCTCCCCTATTCAACCCCAAGAAGCAACCAGCCGCCAGTTAGGCGGCTGACACGAAGCTGAACCACTGGTCACGAATCGCGGGGCATGCTATCGAGCCATGCAGCGCTCGCGCGTGATGAACCGCGGCACCTTCTCATCACTCTCAACTTCCTACCTAGAGGACGTGTGTGCGCTCCATTTCGGCGTAACCCGCAGCACACTCGCGCCAGGCCTCGCCGAGCCGCTTGAATCCGACTTCAATGTCTTCGGGGCGGTGCGCTCCATAGTTCAGACGTACCGAATACGGGTCGGCCTGCCCGGCGTAAAAGATATTCCCGATGGCGTATCCAACACCGCGCTGCACTGCCGTCAGATACAGTTCGGCCGCCGTCGGCCCTTGATTTGGAAACCGTACCCATAGATACAATCCGCCAAGCGGCGTACGAAACTGCGTGCCAGCTGGGAAGTGCTTGCGAGCGGCCATTACGGCGATATCTCGCCGACGCTTAAAC
This window contains:
- a CDS encoding SpoIIE family protein phosphatase, whose amino-acid sequence is MSETLNLSPDHLAVIYRVSGMMNSSLDFDTALENIMGAVMTVVNAERGFMLRVDEATGEPSVLVARGPTSDTEGYSTTIVNQVIKTRQPMLTNNAQFDDRYQPGQSIIIRGLRAILCAPLMIKDRLIGVIYVDTSMRAGNFTPGDRDLLGAVAAHAAIALENARLYSLAVEQGRLMRELQMAREIQESLLPQHMPQMPGYEIAAHWESAREVAGDFYDVFALGDDHFAVVIADVSDKGAPAALFMAVARTMIRTMAHAGLTALDTLSRTNDLILEDAESGMFVTVYFSMYRTGGAVEHVNAGHNPSILYRHNEKRAFLLPQGGRAIGWFPDNPLRRDEIRMQPGDICVYYTDGVSEASNKSDHMYGEERLIAALQRSAHLPADQILTAILKDVDTFCEDVDPFDDQTLVVVRFTG
- a CDS encoding AI-2E family transporter, translating into MVSSSNNQNLQAFRWVLIAAGVAITFATLWAIRSILLLTLASVVLVVLVTMPVRFLARYNVRRGPAIALSLTAMTAIVLMLGRVMLPELIEQFNTLTTEILPEGVVQLIQSINEAELLAPAPFPYHIFDHAASYNPTRWVMLVAQPLAYPDSFLYESLRPLIESVRVDADLVNEVARQIATAIGQIGVSVLPFVGDVASTVLSALIVIFLSLYFLIDPGGYAEGMIRLFPMWYRERARTIMSQMYDSVRGWLEGTFISMIFVGVASWLGLSLLQLEQAAALGVLAGLLSFVPNFGQLVAVIAAIVVGVVQAPGSVGWIIVVIYGTSFVQSQIFTPLLFGQSIRIPPVLVLLGQIVCGSLFGFLGILLAVPITAIFQILVREVYVGDVLGDRSGARGSSRGQQTEKSPAADDGSELAADTA